From a region of the Euzebyales bacterium genome:
- a CDS encoding cbb3-type cytochrome c oxidase subunit I — protein sequence MSDSPDDPGGRSTPTAKRTATHEDLDRLWADPSGLWGQLTGVQNDMIGLRLMLTGFFFLILGGSFDSFVMRIQLAFPEQQLISPQLYNELFTNHGSVTMFLVILPIFEGFAIMILPLILGTREMPFPRLGALGYWTFLLGGLLYYSSALFQLVPDAGWFAYTPLSGPEFSPDRAIDFWIIGLTVAEIGAIAAAMEIIIGVLKMRAPGMTLTRMPLFAWALLVMAFMILFGFTPLIVGDLLLELDRGFGTHFFTVDRGGSSLLWQHIFWIFGHPEVYIQFVPATGVVSMIVTALTQRRIAGYTWIVGSFVAIGFLSFGLWAHHMFAVGLDPLILSFFSGASMAIGIPAGVQIVAWVSTIWLGRPQWKTPFYFVVGFLVIFVIGGITGIMTAAVPFDLQAHDSYFVVGHLHYVLIGGVAFPIFAGVYYWFPKFTGRMLNERLGRWNFWLLFIGTNLTFFPMHQVGLMGMPRRVYTYESGLGWDIYNLLSTIGVFVIIPGIAVFVWNVFRSYRHGEEAGANPWGSDSLEWAVASPPAEHGWSVLPIVRSRHPLWDQDDLHRGPADLERFVNALAQWPLRWRAAAIVGTADGRPQEVFRVAGPSLWPLVAALGIVVIFLAELTKLRWGAAVGAVVVVVSVIGWNWPDPAPMTEDEEADFEDDTGVPVNAAGSVVVAAWGMGLAILFVAIAFATMLLAYFYLRLENPVWPPPGIADPGLVGGAVAAALMAASGVAIARALARLRDDDRRGFLGGLAATLVLTAAAAVVGFRDVAAMGISGNAHAYGSVVHTLTGFILVVTAAASLMVAMMTYWAWHGEYTRRRYAPVLNVVRFQVAAVVVWLIGFGTIYLGPYLT from the coding sequence GTGAGCGACTCCCCCGACGATCCGGGCGGCCGTTCGACGCCGACGGCAAAGCGGACCGCGACCCACGAAGACCTCGACCGGCTGTGGGCGGACCCGAGCGGGTTGTGGGGACAGCTGACCGGCGTGCAGAACGACATGATCGGTCTGCGCCTGATGCTGACCGGGTTCTTCTTCCTCATCCTCGGCGGCAGCTTCGACTCGTTCGTCATGCGGATCCAGCTCGCGTTCCCCGAGCAGCAGCTGATCAGCCCCCAGCTGTACAACGAGCTGTTCACCAACCACGGCTCGGTGACGATGTTCCTCGTCATCCTGCCGATCTTCGAGGGCTTCGCGATCATGATCCTGCCGTTGATCCTGGGGACGCGGGAGATGCCGTTCCCCCGGCTCGGCGCGCTGGGCTACTGGACGTTCCTGCTGGGTGGGCTGCTGTACTACAGCAGCGCCCTGTTCCAGCTGGTCCCCGACGCCGGGTGGTTCGCCTACACCCCGCTCAGCGGCCCCGAGTTCTCACCGGACCGCGCGATCGATTTCTGGATCATCGGGCTGACCGTCGCGGAGATCGGCGCCATCGCGGCGGCCATGGAGATCATCATCGGGGTGCTCAAGATGCGCGCGCCCGGGATGACGCTGACGCGCATGCCCCTGTTCGCATGGGCGTTGCTGGTCATGGCGTTCATGATCCTGTTCGGCTTCACACCACTGATCGTCGGTGATCTGCTGCTGGAGCTCGACCGCGGGTTCGGCACCCACTTCTTCACGGTCGATCGTGGCGGCAGCTCGTTGCTGTGGCAGCACATCTTCTGGATCTTCGGGCACCCCGAGGTGTACATCCAGTTCGTGCCCGCGACGGGGGTCGTGTCGATGATCGTGACGGCGCTCACGCAGCGGCGGATCGCCGGCTACACGTGGATCGTCGGCTCGTTCGTCGCCATCGGCTTCCTGTCGTTCGGCCTGTGGGCCCACCACATGTTCGCCGTGGGCCTCGACCCCTTGATCCTGAGCTTCTTCTCCGGCGCCAGCATGGCCATCGGCATCCCGGCCGGCGTGCAGATCGTCGCGTGGGTGTCGACGATCTGGCTGGGCAGGCCGCAGTGGAAGACGCCGTTCTACTTCGTCGTCGGCTTTCTGGTGATCTTCGTCATCGGCGGGATCACCGGCATCATGACGGCCGCCGTGCCCTTCGACCTGCAGGCTCACGACAGCTACTTCGTCGTCGGTCACCTCCACTACGTGCTGATCGGTGGCGTGGCGTTTCCGATCTTCGCGGGTGTCTACTACTGGTTTCCCAAGTTCACCGGCCGAATGCTCAACGAGCGGCTCGGCCGCTGGAACTTCTGGCTGCTGTTCATCGGAACGAACCTCACGTTCTTCCCGATGCACCAGGTGGGGCTGATGGGCATGCCCCGCCGCGTCTACACCTACGAGTCAGGGCTGGGCTGGGACATCTACAACCTGCTGTCGACGATCGGTGTGTTCGTCATCATCCCGGGCATCGCGGTCTTCGTGTGGAACGTGTTCCGCAGCTACCGCCACGGCGAGGAGGCCGGCGCCAACCCGTGGGGCAGCGACTCGCTGGAGTGGGCGGTGGCCTCCCCGCCCGCCGAGCACGGATGGTCGGTGCTGCCGATCGTGCGCAGCCGGCACCCGCTGTGGGACCAGGACGACCTGCACCGCGGCCCCGCCGACCTCGAGCGGTTCGTCAACGCGCTGGCGCAGTGGCCGCTGCGGTGGCGCGCCGCCGCGATCGTCGGCACCGCGGACGGGCGTCCCCAGGAGGTCTTCCGTGTGGCGGGCCCGTCGTTGTGGCCGCTCGTCGCCGCGCTCGGCATCGTCGTGATCTTCCTCGCCGAGCTCACCAAGCTGCGCTGGGGGGCCGCCGTCGGTGCCGTCGTGGTCGTCGTGTCGGTCATCGGGTGGAACTGGCCCGATCCGGCACCGATGACCGAGGACGAGGAGGCCGACTTCGAGGACGACACCGGTGTGCCGGTCAACGCTGCGGGCAGCGTCGTCGTCGCCGCCTGGGGCATGGGGCTGGCCATCCTGTTCGTCGCCATCGCGTTCGCGACCATGCTGCTGGCCTACTTCTACCTGCGGCTCGAGAACCCCGTGTGGCCACCGCCGGGGATCGCGGACCCCGGCCTCGTCGGCGGCGCGGTCGCTGCCGCGTTGATGGCCGCCAGCGGCGTGGCGATCGCCCGCGCGCTGGCGCGGCTGCGCGATGACGATCGCCGCGGCTTCCTCGGCGGCCTCGCCGCGACGCTCGTGCTCACAGCCGCCGCAGCCGTCGTCGGGTTCCGCGACGTCGCCGCCATGGGCATCAGCGGGAACGCGCACGCGTACGGATCGGTGGTCCACACGCTGACCGGCTTCATCCTGGTCGTGACGGCCGCCGCCTCCCTCATGGTCGCGATGATGACCTACTGGGCCTGGCACGGTGAGTACACGCGCCGCCGCTACGCGCCCGTCCTCAACGTCGTGCGGTTCCAGGTCGCCGCGGTCGTCGTGTGGCTGATCGGGTTCGGGACGATCTACCTGGGGCCGTACCTCACATGA